The genomic region CAGCTTCTGAGTTTTTGCCTacaaagacaaagaacaaaacaatacaGACCCAGAGGTATAAAAATACATCCAGTTCAGAGAATGTATCTCGTTGCATGGAATGAAGGTACATGCGACCGGTGTTTGGAACAGCGTATCTGTGTGAACGTCTCCAGGTAGCTTGAGTTCTACTGACAATCACAAACCCTCTAGCTGTCCTGGGTGTGAGATGATGTAAGTGTGACCCTAGTGCAGAGGGGGCTGTTCTTCCTCTAGTCTGAGTGTATGACCCTATCATCGTTGACATGGTCCATGTGGCTTGTGAGCGTGACTGTTGCGTAGACTGTTGGCGGGACAACCTTAAAACCTCAGAGTATGTCCTCCAGGGGGTCTGCGGTGCTGTTTCCTGTGTGGATTGTGAATTTCCCTCTGGGGCCTCCCTGTCTGTCATTGGAGTGGGCTGTTTGCTAGTCTCCCATGCGGGCTGAATGCCAGCCCCTGGTACTTGAGTCTCTGCAGTGGTATGGCTGGGCTCTGGCTCCTTAAAGACCTGGATAGACCCACACTCCTGGTTTTTGCTGTCCACATCACCCATGTGACATGAGGAACCCATAACATCCAAATAGGAGGATGGGGATATTGGTGGTTCTGTCATGTTGTTTTGTGACCTCCACGAACAGCAGCCCAGAGTGCATGCTTCACAATTTTTTGTGTCATGGGACCCATCCAAAGGCACCTCCTTGATGATGGGGAGCTCTGGAAACTTCCTAAAGCCATTCCCATAGAATTTCTCCAGAATACGCCGCACCACATTTTTCAGAATCCGCATGGCACTCTCTGGAGAGAATTCAGGATTCTCAAATCGAGACCAGGAACACTTCTGAcacctctgagcaaagagccgcATAATCACCTGGCCCTGGGACTTCCGGGGCTCCAGGTGCATGTGACAGAGGATGTGCACTTGAGCAGAAGCCCAATTTCGCCGGCACGAGGAACACTGGAAcctgcagagagaaggaagaaggctgtTGTGCCTTCAGGTGATCATTGACCTGAAGGAGGCAGGCCTGGTCTCTGTCTTTGTGATCTCTCCCAATTCGAGAAGGTGCATATGATATTAAAAATTTGCCAAATAAGAATGAGAGGGATTGTGTTTTTTCATAAAGCCTTTTCCTTAGATCCACTGAGCTTCCACCTACGTGGTCCCAAGTTTGCCTCTTTGCTAGTAAAACAtctctggatggctcagagggaaAAGTAGTTCTGCCACCTGCCAGAGAAACTTGGTCCTCCACATGATCGCAGAAAATATGTACAGTAAATCCTTTAAGGCAGGCACTGTAAGAGGGGCTACATTGTCAGCACACTTCATCTTTAAAGCTCCCCTCTAAGGGAGGCATCATTAAGCCCAGTGTccggataaggaaactgagtcataaAGGGATTTACAGcttgtttttaagtatatatatgtatatatatgtaaaaccatTATCTTATGGGCATGTCAAAGAAGGGACACTTATGCTGCCTAGGAAGACCAGGGAATGCTTTAAGGAGGAGGGGGCACTTGAGTTGGTCCTTGAAGGATGAGTGCAGGGGAGGGGTCAAAGGGCCTGCCAGACACGCAGAGTATCATGGTAAGGGAACAGAAGTCTGAAAAGGTGCGGGCTTGGTTCGTCATCTGTAAGGTTGGAGCAAAGGACAGATGGAGTCAGAGTaggacagagagggaagaaggacaaCAGGTGAGGTGGAGAGAACAGCAATGGTCCCTGTGTGCCGCATACAAGGAGAGCTGGTTGCCTCGGTCAGCATTTCTCactgccacctccccaccccactcgaCACTGCTATCTGCCATGTGCAGGTTCTCTGGGGGTGAAAGGGGCAGATGGCCCCTAGGGGAGGAGCATTACTTACAGACTCCAGGAACTGGGTTTCAGATCTCTTTCTTGCTGCACCATTCCCTCTATTATCCCCAGGCCTTTAGCAAAGTCACATTCAAAGTGATTGTGTGGCCTTCCTCCATTCTTGGGGCTTTAAAGGAAAGCCCTGGTCCCGGGCTGGTGCTTGGCCCAATAGGGCTGCTGCAGCCTAGGAACGTCAGGACTGAGGGCGGAAATAGCAGAAGTCTCTAGATAGACCCGTCTGGAACAGGAAGTGGTGAGAGAATGGGAGGGCAGCTGTATGGAATACGGAAGCATTCCTTGAGAATTTCCAGAAATAATTAGGGAGAAAAC from Mustela erminea isolate mMusErm1 chromosome 1, mMusErm1.Pri, whole genome shotgun sequence harbors:
- the RTP4 gene encoding receptor-transporting protein 4 isoform X2 — translated: MVQQERDLKPSSWSLFQCSSCRRNWASAQVHILCHMHLEPRKSQGQVIMRLFAQRCQKCSWSRFENPEFSPESAMRILKNVVRRILEKFYGNGFRKFPELPIIKEVPLDGSHDTKNCEACTLGCCSWRSQNNMTEPPISPSSYLDVMGSSCHMGDVDSKNQECGSIQVFKEPEPSHTTAETQVPGAGIQPAWETSKQPTPMTDREAPEGNSQSTQETAPQTPWRTYSEVLRLSRQQSTQQSRSQATWTMSTMIGSYTQTRGRTAPSALGSHLHHLTPRTARGFVIVSRTQATWRRSHRYAVPNTGRMYLHSMQRDTFSELDVFLYLWVCIVLFFVFVGKNSEAEGGK
- the RTP4 gene encoding receptor-transporting protein 4 isoform X1, whose protein sequence is MASQTQGKKAVLDIRTWEQTFQELMQQEKPRATWTLKLDEKLEPEYLAEGWRQYQQKGFGRFQCSSCRRNWASAQVHILCHMHLEPRKSQGQVIMRLFAQRCQKCSWSRFENPEFSPESAMRILKNVVRRILEKFYGNGFRKFPELPIIKEVPLDGSHDTKNCEACTLGCCSWRSQNNMTEPPISPSSYLDVMGSSCHMGDVDSKNQECGSIQVFKEPEPSHTTAETQVPGAGIQPAWETSKQPTPMTDREAPEGNSQSTQETAPQTPWRTYSEVLRLSRQQSTQQSRSQATWTMSTMIGSYTQTRGRTAPSALGSHLHHLTPRTARGFVIVSRTQATWRRSHRYAVPNTGRMYLHSMQRDTFSELDVFLYLWVCIVLFFVFVGKNSEAEGGK